AAACGCAAAGTCGAAGTACTTGCGTTGCTGCGGATCATCTTCGCAGTTTACTGCAATCCATGCTTTGGTAGGGCTGGCGTCCATGTCGCCGAACGCCGCGAACGTGTTTTCTCGCAGCTGTTCGAAGCCGGGCATCAGACCGGTGCTGCCTCCATAGCCAGGTCCGGTGCCCATCGGCCAGCGGTCGGGCTTGAAGTTGCGAATGTACAGAAAATGTTTCGTCCGAATGGCTCGTTGAGGGTACGGCAGCCAATCGGTCCGAGCTTTCGCCACATGGCGTTCTCGGCCAGTGATCACGGAATCTCGTGAAGGATCAACAATACCGGCTTTGTCCGACTTCAACACGGGCATCAGGCTTCTGCCCGTCATCACGTCCGGCACTGTGACGCCTCCTGCTTCGACAAACGTGGGGGCCAGATCGGGCAGACACACGAAGTCGTCGACGATTCGGTTGCCCGGTACATTCTTCGGCCATCGGATCGCCAGCGGCACGTGAGTTCCAAAGTCGTAGAGATTGCACTTGCCGTTGGGAAAGCCGGGCGCGCCGTGGTCACCGCTGACGACGACGATTGTGTTATCGAGTTTGCCGGCTGATTCCAACTCGTTCAACAGCACGCCCAGTCCGGCATCGAATGCCATCACTTCGCCAAGGTAATCGGCCATGTCTTCACGCACGACAGGTACGTCGGGCAGAAACTTCGGCAGCTTGCCTTTCAGTTCGTCCGGATTGAGCCCCCAGAGTTTCTTTCCGGAACCCTGAACCCACTTGCGGTGACAGTTCGTCGGCCCCCACCAATAGCAAAACGGCTGCCCGTCTTCGCAATCCTCCAGAAAGTCCTGGAAGTTGTCTTTCACTTCGTCCAGCAAAACCTGTTTGCCGGCGCTGATGTCATTCTGCTTGCTGACAAACTGACTGAAGCCGTTGAACTTTCCGCCGTGCTTACCATAGGCCGTCGCTTTCGCGCCGTACGGGGCGTTTGCCGGAGTACCGGGACTCCACACTTTGTAGGAATGCCCAATGTGATAACCGGCCTGCTGCAGGATCAGGGGATAGCTGGGAATGCTCTTATCCCAAATGGCTCCCTGTAAAATCGCTCCGCGTCCGGTTCGCCAGAAGTATTGCCCAGACAGCAGTGAACTGCGACACGGTGTGCAAGACGGAGCGTTCACGAACGCATTGGTAAACAGCACGCCTTCACGTGCGACGCGGTCGAAATTGGGAGTGCTGACGATGTCACTGGGCCCGCCC
This DNA window, taken from Fuerstiella marisgermanici, encodes the following:
- a CDS encoding sulfatase family protein, producing MLLKTTVIFAILMSCVVGVAENDRPNIVFAFADDWGRYASAYAALEKGGPSDIVSTPNFDRVAREGVLFTNAFVNAPSCTPCRSSLLSGQYFWRTGRGAILQGAIWDKSIPSYPLILQQAGYHIGHSYKVWSPGTPANAPYGAKATAYGKHGGKFNGFSQFVSKQNDISAGKQVLLDEVKDNFQDFLEDCEDGQPFCYWWGPTNCHRKWVQGSGKKLWGLNPDELKGKLPKFLPDVPVVREDMADYLGEVMAFDAGLGVLLNELESAGKLDNTIVVVSGDHGAPGFPNGKCNLYDFGTHVPLAIRWPKNVPGNRIVDDFVCLPDLAPTFVEAGGVTVPDVMTGRSLMPVLKSDKAGIVDPSRDSVITGRERHVAKARTDWLPYPQRAIRTKHFLYIRNFKPDRWPMGTGPGYGGSTGLMPGFEQLRENTFAAFGDMDASPTKAWIAVNCEDDPQQRKYFDFAFGQRPEEELYELATDSDQIYNVADDLRFADVKAELSDRLMTVLKQTGDPRVTGDRTTFDKAPFATEWQNPRAKKR